The window TAGAGGGGATCTCGCGTTAACTAAGAACCGCCAGAGTTGGCGGATTGAAATCTGGCTCCGGAGGTAGGATTCGAACCTACGACCAAACGGTTAACAGCCGTCCGCTCTACCACTGAGCTACTCCGGATTGACTTTGTTTTCCTTTTTTATTTATAGGGCTTCTTGTGCCAAAGAAAAGTAAGATTATTTTTTAATTTAAAACCGTAAAGAAAAAAGGAAAGTCCCAAGAGTACTTTTCCTTTGGGTCCGTTATACTATTCGCTGGTCTTCCTTTGCGTTTTTCACTTTTTCAACAGGAGAACTGATAATTAAATTAAAAAGAGAAGAAATGGCAATTTAAATTTGTTTTTAAGTGAAAAAAGAAAGGCTAGATTTATTGCTAGTAAAAAAAAATTTGGTTTCTTCCAGGGAAGAAGCAAAAAGGCTCATCCTGGCAGGAAAAGTGTCGGCAATTGGGAAGCCGGGGCTTGTCCTGAAACCCAGCCAGCTTTTTGGGCTGGACCAGGATTTTGAACTGACCGAAAAGGAAAAATACGTGAGCCGTGGAGGCTACAAGTTGGAAGCCTTGTTTCAAGCGGTTCCCTTGAAGCTCGAAGGGAAGGTTTGCCTCGATGTTGGCTCTTCGACAGGAGGATTTAGCGATTGCCTGCTTCAGCAGGGAGCACGGACCGTTTACTGCGTGGACGTGGGAAAAGGCCTACTGCATTGGAAACTGAGATCTGATCCCAGGATTAAAGTTAAGGAAGGCATCAATGCCCGGTATTTAAAAAAAGAGGATTTCGATACGCTTTTTGATTTTATCAGTGTTGATGTCTCCTTTATATCGCTTAAATTGATTCTTCCCCCTCTTTTCCCCTTGCTTAGCCCTCAAGGCAAGGTTTGTGCCTTGATTAAACCCCAATTTGAAGTGGGCAGGCATCTGGTCGGTAAAAAGGGGATTGTCCGGGATGAAAAGCTGAGAGAAAAGCTGATCGGAGAGCTTGAACTTTGGCTTGAAAGCCATTACCCAATGCAAACGCTGGCGGTTATTCCTTCTCCGATCCTTGGCCAGGAAGGAAACCAGGAATACTTGTGGCTGTTAGAAAGAAAACTTTCCGGGCATTGAGCAATAGAGAAAGATTGGGGTATCGAGAATGGGAAACGGATTCATCTCCATCAAGGGAGCCAAAGAACATAATTTAAAGAATATCTCTTTAAGGATTCCCAAGAACTCTTTTACGGTTATTACCGGGGTCAGTGGATCGGGGAAATCTTCCCTGGCTTTTGATACTCTCCATGCTGAAGCCCAGAGGAGATACATGGAAAGTCTTTCGGTCTATTCTCGGCAATTTTTGGAACAGTTTGAAAAACCTCAACTGGATGCCCTTGAAGGAATAATCCCCAGTATCGCCATTGAACAAAAAACCTCGAAAGGTTCTCCTCGCTCTACTGTGGCTACACTCACCAATATTTACGAGTATCTGAAACTTCTCTTTGCCCACTTGGGGGAGCCCCACCACCCCATTACGGGAAAAAAACTCAAAAGATACACGATTGAAGAGATGGCTACCGAGCTTCTGTCCTTGGCTCCCCAGAGTTCCGTCATGCTTTTGGCATCCTTGGTTAAGAATGAAAAGCAAAAGCTTAACCATCTATTGGAGCAGGTTCAAAAGGAAGGCTTTTTAAGAGTGAGGATCGCAGGCAAAGTGATGGAAATCGAGCAGGCCCTAGAGCTTCCTTCAGAAGAGCCCCCCTCGGTAGAGATCGTCATCGATAGAATTCGGATTGAGCCTGATATCAAAAGTCGGCTTTATGATTCTTTGGAGCTTGCTTTAAGGGTAGGCAAAGGAGTGGTTCGAGCGGTTGTCCAGGAGAAGGATTCGGGAAAAGAGGTTGAACTGGTGATGAGCAACCTCCACTACGATCCTGAAACAGGCTATCTTTTTGAAGATCTCAGCCCAAAACACTTTTCCTACAATTCTCCTTGGGGAGCTTGTCCCCACTGCCACGGCCTGGGTACGGAACTCGACTTTGACCCCGCCCTGATCGTTCCTGATCCCTCTGTCCCTTTGGGAGAAAACCCTTTTGCTCCCTGGGAGAAGATGGGAAGGGGATTAAAGGAGCTGTTGGTTGAAGAGTTGCTTGAACAAGCTTCTTTTTATGGAGAGTCTTTTGATAAGAGCTGGGAAGATTGTTCCGAGGAATTTAAAAAGGTCATTCTTTACGGTTCTTCTGCTTCAAATATAAAGAAAAAGAAAGGAAGCTTGCCGAAACCTTATGAAGGAGTCATTCCCTCCTTAAGGAGAATGTTTAAGGAAAGCAGCTCGGCACTGATCCGGTCCCGGCTCAAGGAGTTTTTGTTTGCGGTTCCCTGCGAGGTTTGCCAAGGCCAAAGGCTCAACCCCGATGCCTTGGCGGTAACCATAGAAATTGAAGGTTGGCCGCCGATGAATATCGCCCAGACGATGAATTTGACCGTGACGGAAGCCTTGGGCTGGACTCTCAGTTTGTTGAGTAGGCATAAAGAAAACAAAGGAGCAACGGAAATCCTTTCCGGGCTCGTGAGTCGGCTTGAAAACCTCGTAGAACTCGGATTGGGCTACCTCGAGTTAAACCGGCAAGCTTCTACCCTTTCAGGAGGGGAATCCCAAAGGGTAAGACTCGCTTCCCAACTTTCGGGGGAACTCACCGGTTTGCTTTACGTCTTGGATGAGCCCAGCATCGGTCTTCATCCCAGGGATACGGCCAAGTTGGTCAAGTTGATTAAGAAACTCAAGCAATTAGGAAATACCGTCATCGTGGTCGAGCATGACGAGTACACCATAAGGGAGGCCGATACGATTGTAGAACTGGGACCGGGGGCGGGACCAAAAGGAGGCAATGTCGTTGCATGGGGATCGATTGAAGAGGTGTTGAAAACGAAGGAGTCTTTAACCGGGGCCTACTTGAGGGGGGAACGTTCTATTCCGGTTCCTTCAAGGCGAAGAAAGCCGGGAAAAAAGTTCATTCGACTTTACGGGGTGAGGGAACATAACCTCAAAAACATCGATGTGGCTTTCCCTGTTGGGCTATTGAGTTGTGTTACGGGGGTGAGTGGCTCGGGAAAAAGCACGCTTGTGAACGACGTGTTGGCTAAGATTTTTTTAAACCGGTTGCAGGATCCTCGAGTTGAACCCGGAGCTTTTGATAAAATCGAGGGACTTTCTTGGATAAAAAGAGTCGTCATCGTCGACCAATCCCCTATAGGCCGATCGATGCGGTCCAATCCTGCCAGTTTTATCGGGGCTTTAGCTCATATTAGGGAGCTTTTTGCAAAGTTGCCAAAGTCCAAGGTATTGGGCTTTTCAGCTTCCCGTTTCAGTTTTAACATCCCCGGGGGAAGATGCGAGCGATGCAAGGGCGAAGGGGTCATTGAGCTGGAAATGGCTTTTCTTCCCCCCGTATATGAAACCTGTGAAGCTTGCCAAGGGAAAAGGTTTAACCGAGAGACCCTTGAAGTCACTTACCGGGGGAAGAATATAGCCGATATCCTGGAGATGACGATCGAGGAAGGATCAGTTTTTTTTAAAAACATTCCACCTCTGTTTGAAAAGCTTCAAATCATGGAAGAAGTGGGGCTTGGATACCTAAAACTGGGCCAACCCGCTTCTACCCTTTCGGGGGGAGAGGCCCAGAGAATCAAATTGGCGACGGAGTTGCTGAAAGGATCGGAGGGAAATACCCTTTACATCCTTGATGAACCAACCACCGGCCTTCATTTTGCGGATATAGAGCTCTTGTTGAACCTCTTGCATCGTCTCGTGGACAAGGGCAACACGGTTATCGTGATCGAACATAATCTTGAGGTGGTCAAGTCGGCCGATTATGTTATAGACTTAGGACCGGAAGGGGGAACCGGAGGGGGAAAAATTATCGCCGCAGGGACTCCCGAAGAGGTGGCAAAAACAAAAGCGAGTTGGACTGGTCAATATCTCAGGTCATTACTGGACGGAAAATGAGAAAAAGGACTTTAAAAATTTTTCTTTTCTTTTGTTCTTTCATCGGCTGTTGCTTGGGCAGCACGGTAGGAAGTCCGGAAGAAGCTCTATTCGAACAGATCAAGGAAGCCATGGATGATAGCCTATTGAGCCGGACTATCGATTTGTCCAGGGAATTTGAAAATAGTTATCCCCATTCGGTCTATCTTCCTTCGGTTTGCATTCTCCATGCCGAAGCCTTGTATTTTCAGGCCAAATACGAGGAATTGATCGCTTTTTTATCCCAGAAAACGGTTTCTCAATTTTCTTTTGAAGAGCTGGGGAAGGAAGCTTTTTGGAAAGCCGAGGCCTACCGGGCACTGGAAAAGTGGCCGGAGGCCGTCACCGAGTATGAAATCGCCGAAAAACACCTTCTGGATAGCTCTCTTCTTGAGAAAGTTTGGCTGCGGAAAGGATTTTGTCTGTGGCAGGAG is drawn from Methylacidiphilum infernorum V4 and contains these coding sequences:
- a CDS encoding TlyA family RNA methyltransferase, with product MKKERLDLLLVKKNLVSSREEAKRLILAGKVSAIGKPGLVLKPSQLFGLDQDFELTEKEKYVSRGGYKLEALFQAVPLKLEGKVCLDVGSSTGGFSDCLLQQGARTVYCVDVGKGLLHWKLRSDPRIKVKEGINARYLKKEDFDTLFDFISVDVSFISLKLILPPLFPLLSPQGKVCALIKPQFEVGRHLVGKKGIVRDEKLREKLIGELELWLESHYPMQTLAVIPSPILGQEGNQEYLWLLERKLSGH
- the uvrA gene encoding excinuclease ABC subunit UvrA is translated as MGNGFISIKGAKEHNLKNISLRIPKNSFTVITGVSGSGKSSLAFDTLHAEAQRRYMESLSVYSRQFLEQFEKPQLDALEGIIPSIAIEQKTSKGSPRSTVATLTNIYEYLKLLFAHLGEPHHPITGKKLKRYTIEEMATELLSLAPQSSVMLLASLVKNEKQKLNHLLEQVQKEGFLRVRIAGKVMEIEQALELPSEEPPSVEIVIDRIRIEPDIKSRLYDSLELALRVGKGVVRAVVQEKDSGKEVELVMSNLHYDPETGYLFEDLSPKHFSYNSPWGACPHCHGLGTELDFDPALIVPDPSVPLGENPFAPWEKMGRGLKELLVEELLEQASFYGESFDKSWEDCSEEFKKVILYGSSASNIKKKKGSLPKPYEGVIPSLRRMFKESSSALIRSRLKEFLFAVPCEVCQGQRLNPDALAVTIEIEGWPPMNIAQTMNLTVTEALGWTLSLLSRHKENKGATEILSGLVSRLENLVELGLGYLELNRQASTLSGGESQRVRLASQLSGELTGLLYVLDEPSIGLHPRDTAKLVKLIKKLKQLGNTVIVVEHDEYTIREADTIVELGPGAGPKGGNVVAWGSIEEVLKTKESLTGAYLRGERSIPVPSRRRKPGKKFIRLYGVREHNLKNIDVAFPVGLLSCVTGVSGSGKSTLVNDVLAKIFLNRLQDPRVEPGAFDKIEGLSWIKRVVIVDQSPIGRSMRSNPASFIGALAHIRELFAKLPKSKVLGFSASRFSFNIPGGRCERCKGEGVIELEMAFLPPVYETCEACQGKRFNRETLEVTYRGKNIADILEMTIEEGSVFFKNIPPLFEKLQIMEEVGLGYLKLGQPASTLSGGEAQRIKLATELLKGSEGNTLYILDEPTTGLHFADIELLLNLLHRLVDKGNTVIVIEHNLEVVKSADYVIDLGPEGGTGGGKIIAAGTPEEVAKTKASWTGQYLRSLLDGK